The following are from one region of the Alicyclobacillus fastidiosus genome:
- a CDS encoding metal-sulfur cluster assembly factor, which translates to MVTEELVRNMLTEVLDPEIQIDIVNLGMVYKIDVEDGGKRINVTMTLTTMGCPLYDEIKDEIVERLTSLEGVEDVEVTLTFDPPWDKEMMSDEAKLVFKYLF; encoded by the coding sequence ATGGTCACAGAAGAACTAGTTCGTAACATGCTCACGGAAGTGCTCGACCCAGAGATTCAAATTGACATTGTCAATTTGGGCATGGTGTACAAGATCGATGTCGAGGACGGCGGCAAGCGCATCAACGTGACGATGACGTTGACCACCATGGGCTGTCCGCTATACGACGAAATCAAGGACGAGATCGTCGAGCGGCTCACCTCGTTGGAGGGCGTGGAGGACGTCGAAGTCACACTGACGTTCGATCCACCTTGGGACAAAGAAATGATGTCGGATGAAGCGAAGCTCGTATTTAAATACTTGTTTTGA
- the ald gene encoding alanine dehydrogenase — MRIGVPKEIKDNEDRVAITPAGVHALVDAGHHVFVETNAGVGSGFSDADFQSAGATIRSDAKSTWADADMVMKVKEPLQSEFGYFRSDLTLFTYLHLAPEPELTRALVDTGVTAIAYETVQLPDRSLPLLTPMSEVAGRMSIQVGAHFLENPFGGRGVLLAGVPGVPPARVVIVGGGIVGTNAARVALGMGADVTIFDTNARRLRELDELFRGQVRTVMSNAYNLREHIKGADLLVGAVLIPGARAPKLVTDEMVQGMNAGGVIVDVAIDQGGSIATIDRITTHSDPVYEKYGVVHYSVANMPGAVPRTSTLALTNATMPYAIRLANLGAADAARADAALAKGFNVYRGKVTYEAVASALQLDYTELSSLL; from the coding sequence GTGAGAATCGGAGTACCAAAGGAAATTAAGGACAATGAAGACCGCGTTGCCATTACGCCTGCGGGTGTACACGCGTTAGTCGACGCGGGTCATCACGTATTCGTGGAGACCAACGCCGGAGTGGGCAGCGGGTTTTCAGATGCAGATTTTCAATCAGCTGGTGCAACTATCCGTTCAGATGCGAAGTCGACCTGGGCCGACGCGGACATGGTGATGAAGGTGAAGGAGCCCCTTCAGTCCGAATTTGGCTACTTCCGGTCTGATCTAACGCTCTTTACATATTTACATTTGGCGCCTGAACCGGAATTGACCCGTGCCCTCGTCGACACAGGGGTGACGGCCATCGCCTATGAGACAGTTCAGTTGCCAGACAGGAGTCTCCCACTTCTTACGCCGATGTCCGAAGTGGCTGGGCGGATGTCGATTCAGGTCGGGGCGCACTTCCTCGAAAATCCATTTGGCGGCCGAGGTGTGCTGCTCGCGGGAGTACCCGGCGTACCGCCTGCGCGCGTCGTCATCGTCGGCGGCGGTATCGTAGGCACCAATGCAGCTCGCGTGGCGCTCGGGATGGGGGCGGACGTGACCATTTTCGACACGAATGCGCGTCGCCTGCGCGAATTGGACGAGTTGTTCCGGGGACAGGTTCGCACGGTGATGTCGAACGCCTATAACCTGCGCGAACACATCAAAGGTGCAGACTTGTTGGTGGGCGCAGTGCTGATTCCAGGTGCGCGTGCACCGAAACTCGTGACTGATGAAATGGTGCAGGGAATGAACGCCGGCGGCGTGATCGTCGACGTCGCTATCGATCAGGGCGGCTCCATCGCCACCATCGATCGGATTACCACGCACAGCGACCCAGTGTACGAAAAGTACGGTGTGGTACACTACTCAGTAGCGAACATGCCAGGGGCGGTGCCTCGTACGTCGACGCTCGCCTTGACCAACGCGACGATGCCATATGCCATCCGCTTGGCCAACTTGGGTGCCGCGGACGCTGCGAGAGCGGATGCAGCTCTGGCCAAAGGCTTTAACGTCTATCGCGGTAAGGTCACTTACGAGGCGGTAGCGAGTGCTTTGCAGCTCGACTACACGGAACTGTCGTCGCTCCTATAA
- a CDS encoding sigma-70 family RNA polymerase sigma factor: MPKARQVSDGGALHELPKLEEWMDAYGGDVIHLAYSYVHNYHKAEDIAQDVFLRAWRNWETFQGNSSVKTWLLSITANRAKDHLRSWSAKHEVADDGHALASVPVSDTASEVAARLERDALWQVVYQLPEKYREVVVLYYERELSGQEVAEVLGITEQAVRTRLHRGRQLLKRALSEEGMGFHDGSR, encoded by the coding sequence ATGCCGAAAGCGCGTCAAGTGAGCGATGGAGGGGCGTTGCACGAGCTGCCTAAGCTGGAAGAGTGGATGGACGCCTACGGCGGCGACGTCATTCATCTAGCTTACTCTTATGTTCATAACTATCATAAGGCAGAGGACATCGCCCAGGATGTCTTTCTTCGAGCATGGCGAAATTGGGAAACGTTTCAAGGGAACAGTTCTGTGAAAACATGGCTACTATCGATCACGGCGAATCGGGCGAAGGACCACCTGCGCTCGTGGAGCGCGAAGCACGAGGTGGCCGACGACGGCCACGCGCTTGCGAGCGTGCCTGTTTCCGACACAGCTTCCGAAGTTGCGGCCAGGCTCGAACGTGACGCGCTGTGGCAAGTGGTCTACCAGTTGCCGGAGAAATATCGAGAAGTGGTGGTCCTGTACTACGAGCGCGAGTTGTCGGGCCAGGAAGTCGCCGAGGTCCTCGGCATCACGGAACAGGCCGTTCGCACGAGGTTACACAGGGGGCGACAGTTGTTGAAACGCGCGCTCAGTGAGGAGGGAATGGGGTTTCATGACGGATCGAGATGA
- a CDS encoding quinone-dependent dihydroorotate dehydrogenase codes for MYRTLRSVLFQFDPERAHHIVLDNLGRWPQLAKLAVRPWKTDEILQTTVLGMTVPHPVGLAAGLDKDAIAVPGLFHCGFSIVEVGTVTPVPQPGNEQPRLFRLKADEALVNRMGFNNLGSRACAQRIARMDSPGGYIGVNIGKNKITPNEQAIDDYEKALCDVLDVADYVTVNLSSPNTPGLRDLQSARTIVALLDRLAPHLERAHKPVFVKLSPDLSDAALTHITEALIESRLVGNLGIIATNTTLSRSGLKSVEKRESGGLSGRPLRARSTEVIRLVRRVALGRLPIIGCGGIFNGDDAYEKIRAGADLLQIYTAFIYEGPLVVRNIATRLAERLQQDGFSSLAEAVGIDADA; via the coding sequence ATGTACAGGACTCTGCGCAGTGTACTATTTCAATTCGATCCGGAGCGGGCCCACCACATCGTCCTCGACAACCTCGGCCGCTGGCCGCAGTTGGCCAAGCTGGCTGTGCGCCCGTGGAAAACGGATGAGATTCTACAGACGACCGTCCTCGGCATGACGGTACCCCATCCGGTTGGCCTGGCAGCCGGACTCGACAAAGACGCCATCGCGGTGCCAGGGCTGTTCCACTGTGGGTTTTCGATCGTCGAGGTCGGGACGGTCACACCCGTTCCTCAACCGGGAAACGAACAGCCGCGGTTGTTTCGGTTAAAGGCGGATGAGGCGCTCGTCAACCGCATGGGCTTCAACAACTTGGGCAGCCGGGCGTGTGCACAGCGCATCGCTCGCATGGACAGCCCAGGTGGCTACATCGGCGTCAATATCGGAAAAAACAAAATCACGCCGAACGAACAAGCGATCGACGACTACGAGAAGGCTTTGTGCGACGTGCTGGACGTCGCCGACTACGTCACGGTCAATCTCAGTTCCCCAAATACACCTGGACTGCGCGACCTGCAGAGCGCGCGAACCATCGTGGCGCTCTTGGACAGGCTCGCTCCACATCTGGAACGAGCACACAAGCCCGTATTTGTGAAACTGTCGCCAGATTTGAGCGATGCGGCCTTGACGCACATTACCGAAGCCCTCATCGAGTCGCGGTTAGTCGGAAACTTAGGGATTATTGCGACGAATACAACGCTGTCCCGCAGCGGATTGAAAAGTGTGGAGAAACGGGAGAGCGGCGGTCTGAGCGGGCGGCCATTGCGAGCCAGATCGACCGAAGTGATCCGCTTGGTTCGCCGCGTCGCCCTTGGACGCCTACCCATTATCGGATGTGGCGGGATATTTAATGGTGACGACGCCTACGAAAAAATCCGCGCTGGCGCCGACTTGCTCCAGATCTACACCGCCTTCATCTACGAGGGCCCACTCGTCGTGCGCAACATCGCCACGCGTCTGGCCGAACGACTGCAGCAGGATGGATTTTCATCTCTCGCCGAAGCCGTCGGCATTGACGCGGACGCGTGA
- the fabI gene encoding enoyl-ACP reductase FabI — protein MALLTGKTIVVMGVANKRSIGWGVAASAAKQGANLVLTHRSERAGEQIRKLLAELPDVSASIVRCDVTDDASIEEAFAQIGEATGRIDGIVHSIAHANVEDLQGEFVGTSREGFLLAHNISAYSLVAVARAARPLMTSGGGIVTMSYLGGERAVENYNVMGVAKAALESAVRYLAKDLGKDNIRVNAISAGPIRTLAAKGVRGFNDVLHTMQEKAPLGRNVDAEEVGDVTAFFLSDLSRGITGEVIHVDGGYHIVGL, from the coding sequence TTGGCATTGTTGACTGGCAAGACCATTGTAGTAATGGGCGTCGCGAACAAGCGAAGCATCGGCTGGGGGGTAGCCGCGTCCGCTGCGAAGCAGGGGGCAAACCTCGTCTTGACACACCGCAGCGAGCGCGCGGGGGAACAAATCCGCAAGTTGTTGGCAGAGTTGCCGGATGTATCGGCGTCAATCGTCCGTTGCGACGTCACCGACGACGCGTCGATTGAGGAGGCGTTTGCGCAGATTGGTGAAGCGACGGGCCGCATCGACGGAATCGTCCACTCTATCGCTCACGCCAATGTCGAGGACCTGCAGGGCGAGTTCGTCGGCACCTCGCGAGAAGGTTTCCTCTTGGCGCACAACATCAGCGCGTACTCGCTGGTGGCAGTCGCGCGGGCCGCTCGGCCGCTGATGACCAGCGGGGGCGGCATCGTGACGATGAGTTACCTGGGTGGCGAGCGCGCGGTGGAAAATTACAACGTGATGGGCGTCGCGAAGGCTGCGCTGGAGTCGGCCGTCCGCTATTTGGCGAAAGACCTCGGCAAGGACAACATCCGCGTCAATGCCATCTCGGCCGGACCCATCCGGACGCTCGCGGCGAAAGGGGTTCGTGGGTTCAACGACGTGCTGCACACGATGCAGGAGAAGGCGCCGCTTGGACGCAACGTCGACGCCGAAGAGGTCGGGGACGTCACGGCATTCTTCCTCTCGGATCTGAGCCGCGGCATCACCGGCGAGGTCATCCACGTGGATGGCGGGTATCACATCGTCGGACTCTGA
- a CDS encoding superoxide dismutase, whose amino-acid sequence MAHELPALPYAFDALEPHIDALTMEIHHDRHHATYVNNLNKALEGQAQLEGKSVEDLISDLNAVPENIRTAVRNNGGGHANHSLFWNLLSPNGGGQPTGKLAEAINSTFGSFDKFKEQFAAAATGRFGSGWAWLVVDGGKLAITSTANQDNPLMEGKKPVLGLDVWEHAYYLKYQNKRPDYIGAFWNVVNWEQANKNYEAAQ is encoded by the coding sequence ATGGCACATGAATTGCCGGCACTGCCGTATGCGTTTGACGCACTGGAGCCTCACATCGACGCGTTGACGATGGAAATTCACCATGATCGTCACCACGCAACCTATGTCAACAACCTCAACAAAGCGCTTGAGGGCCAAGCTCAGTTGGAAGGTAAGAGCGTTGAAGACTTGATCAGCGACTTGAATGCGGTTCCGGAAAACATTCGCACGGCTGTTCGCAACAACGGTGGTGGTCACGCGAACCACAGCCTGTTTTGGAACCTCCTCTCCCCAAACGGTGGAGGTCAACCGACGGGTAAATTGGCTGAGGCCATTAACAGCACTTTTGGTAGCTTCGATAAGTTCAAAGAACAATTCGCAGCTGCAGCAACAGGTCGCTTTGGCAGCGGCTGGGCATGGTTGGTCGTCGACGGCGGCAAACTGGCTATCACCAGCACAGCCAACCAAGACAACCCATTGATGGAAGGTAAGAAACCTGTTCTGGGCCTCGACGTCTGGGAACATGCATATTACCTCAAGTACCAGAACAAGCGTCCTGACTACATCGGCGCATTCTGGAACGTCGTCAACTGGGAACAAGCAAACAAGAACTACGAGGCTGCTCAATAA